In a single window of the Pseudomonas oryzihabitans genome:
- the pelF gene encoding GT4 family glycosyltransferase PelF, with product MKDAPAATVTPDVCLLLEGTWPYVRGGVSSWVNQLILGLPELTFSVFFIGGQRENYEKRHYAIPPNVVHIEEHFLAGSWVPKGAPISPRRQAPVQLLRDLHAFLHHPDEPSAAQGDALVDAFAQGSVNLDDFMYSRASWEAITEGYERYCTDPSFVDYLWTLRAMQAPLLMLAEAARRLPRPRMIHSISTGYAGMLGAILQRRWGCNFLLSEHGIYTKERKIDLAQAKWIAEGPDEALRTGLDVDVSYIRRLWIRFFERIGLLTYKAADPIISLYDGNRRRQIQDGADPARCRVIPNGISLTQWQDALERRPEGVPPVVGLLGRVVPIKDVKTFIRAMRGVISAMPEAEAWVVGPEDEDEEYAAECHSLVTSLGLEGKVKFLGFQKIGDILPKLGLMVLTSISEAQPLVILEGWAAGVPVVSSDVGSCRELIEGSIPEDRALGTGGSVVAIADPQATARAILALLRNPGRWQAAQRTGLARVNRYYTEPLMLERYRELYQDAIGRSL from the coding sequence ATGAAAGACGCCCCCGCCGCGACCGTCACGCCCGATGTCTGCCTGCTGCTGGAGGGCACCTGGCCCTATGTCCGCGGCGGGGTGTCGAGCTGGGTCAACCAGTTGATCCTTGGCCTGCCGGAGCTGACCTTCTCGGTGTTCTTCATCGGCGGCCAGCGCGAGAACTACGAGAAGCGCCACTACGCCATCCCGCCCAACGTGGTGCACATCGAGGAGCACTTCCTGGCCGGCTCCTGGGTGCCCAAGGGCGCGCCCATCAGCCCGCGGCGCCAGGCGCCGGTGCAACTGCTGCGCGATCTGCACGCCTTCCTGCACCACCCCGACGAGCCCAGCGCCGCCCAGGGCGATGCCCTGGTGGACGCCTTCGCCCAGGGCAGCGTGAACCTGGACGACTTCATGTACAGCCGCGCCAGCTGGGAAGCCATCACCGAGGGCTACGAGCGCTATTGCACCGACCCCTCCTTCGTCGACTACCTCTGGACCCTGCGCGCCATGCAGGCGCCCCTGCTGATGCTGGCCGAAGCCGCGCGCCGCTTGCCCCGGCCACGGATGATCCACTCCATTTCCACCGGCTATGCCGGCATGCTCGGCGCCATCCTGCAGCGCCGCTGGGGCTGCAACTTCCTGCTCAGCGAGCACGGCATCTACACCAAGGAACGCAAGATCGACCTGGCCCAGGCCAAGTGGATCGCCGAAGGGCCGGACGAAGCCCTGCGCACCGGGCTGGACGTGGATGTCAGCTACATCCGCCGACTGTGGATCCGCTTCTTCGAACGTATCGGCCTGCTCACCTACAAGGCGGCCGATCCGATCATCTCGCTCTACGACGGCAACCGCCGCCGGCAGATCCAGGACGGCGCCGATCCCGCGCGCTGCCGGGTGATCCCCAACGGCATCAGCCTCACCCAGTGGCAGGACGCCCTGGAGCGCCGCCCGGAAGGCGTACCGCCAGTGGTCGGGCTGCTTGGCCGGGTGGTGCCGATCAAGGACGTCAAGACCTTCATCCGCGCCATGCGCGGGGTGATCAGTGCCATGCCCGAGGCAGAGGCCTGGGTGGTCGGCCCGGAAGACGAAGACGAGGAATACGCCGCCGAATGCCACAGCCTGGTCACCAGCCTGGGCCTGGAGGGCAAGGTGAAATTCCTCGGCTTCCAGAAGATTGGCGACATCCTGCCCAAGCTCGGCCTCATGGTGCTGACCTCCATCAGCGAGGCCCAGCCACTGGTGATCCTCGAAGGCTGGGCGGCTGGCGTGCCGGTGGTGAGCAGCGACGTGGGTTCCTGCCGTGAGCTGATCGAAGGCTCGATTCCCGAGGACCGGGCCCTGGGCACCGGTGGCAGCGTGGTCGCCATCGCCGATCCCCAGGCCACCGCCCGTGCCATCCTCGCCCTGCTGCGCAACCCCGGTCGCTGGCAGGCTGCCCAGCGCACGGGCCTGGCCCGGGTCAATCGCTACTACACCGAGCCGCTGATGCTGGAACGCTATCGCGAGCTCTACCAGGACGCCATCGGGAGGAGCCTCTGA
- the pelG gene encoding exopolysaccharide Pel transporter PelG, which produces MAGIGFELRKILARDSYTATLRAYVYAGLISSGPWVLSIISVMLIGVLATGIVTPSVLIRQFLVTVTYLMASSLILTGGLQLYFTRFVSDRLFEEKQTSILPNLVGILLLVTLVAGGLGFVLLATLFDQPFAYRLLVLANFVTLCDLWLVIIFLSGMKAYNRILVVMTLGYAIMIAAAFVLRFLGMDGLLMALLLGHAALLFMFLYDIIREYPADRLVAFDFLDRKQIFLSLLATGLFYNLGIWVDKFIFWFNPLTSDAVIGPLRASILYDLPIFLAYLAIIPGMAVFLVRIETDFAEWYERVFNAVRGGETLQHISQLKEQMILAIRQGLLEICKVQGLTLVLVFLLAPQLLAWLGMSHYYLPLFYIDVVGVSIQVVFMALLNVFFYLDRRDTVLMLCTLFLGFNLALTLLSIELGPSFFGYGFTVSLACCVLLGLHRLDRVLDDLEYDTFMLRH; this is translated from the coding sequence ATGGCCGGCATCGGCTTCGAACTGCGCAAGATCCTCGCGCGTGACTCCTACACCGCCACCCTGCGCGCCTATGTCTATGCCGGCCTGATCAGTTCCGGCCCCTGGGTGCTCTCGATCATCAGCGTCATGCTGATCGGCGTGCTGGCCACCGGCATCGTCACCCCCAGCGTGCTGATCCGCCAGTTCCTGGTCACCGTGACCTACCTCATGGCCAGCTCGCTGATCCTGACGGGCGGCCTGCAGCTGTATTTCACCCGCTTCGTCTCGGACCGGCTGTTCGAGGAGAAGCAGACCAGCATCCTGCCCAATCTGGTGGGCATCCTGCTGCTGGTGACCCTGGTCGCTGGCGGCCTGGGCTTCGTGCTGCTGGCCACCCTGTTCGACCAGCCCTTCGCCTACCGGCTGCTGGTGCTGGCCAACTTCGTCACCCTCTGCGACCTCTGGCTGGTGATCATCTTCCTGTCCGGGATGAAGGCCTACAACCGCATCCTGGTGGTGATGACCCTGGGTTACGCCATCATGATCGCCGCCGCCTTCGTGCTGCGCTTCCTGGGCATGGACGGCCTCTTGATGGCCCTGCTGCTGGGCCACGCCGCCCTGCTGTTCATGTTTCTCTACGACATCATCCGCGAGTACCCGGCCGATCGCCTGGTGGCCTTCGACTTCCTCGACCGCAAGCAGATCTTCCTCAGCCTGCTGGCGACCGGGCTGTTCTACAACCTGGGCATCTGGGTCGACAAATTCATCTTCTGGTTCAATCCGCTGACCTCCGATGCCGTCATCGGCCCCCTGCGCGCCTCCATCCTCTACGACCTGCCGATCTTTCTCGCCTACCTCGCCATCATCCCCGGCATGGCGGTGTTCCTGGTACGCATCGAGACCGATTTCGCCGAATGGTACGAGCGGGTATTCAACGCGGTGCGCGGCGGCGAGACCCTGCAGCACATCAGCCAGCTCAAGGAGCAGATGATCCTGGCCATCCGCCAGGGCCTCCTGGAGATCTGCAAGGTCCAGGGCCTGACCCTGGTCCTGGTGTTCCTGCTGGCGCCGCAGCTGCTGGCTTGGCTCGGCATGTCGCACTACTACCTGCCGCTGTTCTACATCGACGTGGTGGGCGTGAGCATCCAGGTGGTGTTCATGGCGCTGCTCAACGTCTTCTTCTACCTGGACCGGCGCGACACCGTGCTGATGCTCTGCACCCTCTTCCTGGGTTTCAACCTGGCGCTGACCCTGCTCAGCATCGAACTGGGTCCGAGCTTCTTCGGCTACGGTTTCACCGTCTCCCTGGCCTGCTGCGTGCTGCTCGGCCTGCACCGGCTGGATCGGGTACTGGACGACCTGGAATAC